The proteins below come from a single Rhizobium sp. BT04 genomic window:
- a CDS encoding ATP-dependent helicase, with translation MADVAVAAALRSGARLVVIEAPGGCGKTFQGAAFAADICPTLGPGRLLILTHTHAACDVFDDRTRGLTGLEIRTIDSLIGQIAEAYPEPGSILGAPPDYDRNSRWAAGLLKRRPFIADMLARRYPMVICDEHQDASPEQHALIEALHGAGARVRAFFDPMQRIYGAGANAVQSQADDDRLAAFQSAADISESLDVPHRWRGGGEDLGDWILENRSRLAGGGKLRLTGALPRGLNVVFAENSAQRNLGFGLDTRDRRLLDPDLDGIQSLLILSHYNETVRAIRAYLGRSMPIWEGHTRSALPPLAERLAGCADDAAAAADAAVAFVQEVCTGFSDSQFATRFRAEVAGGCATPARGKPAQIQALARLIVDQPNHTGVGAFLRGLYGAIKDQAGFAGIHIDCPREFWEAVRLGAAPDPQTGLVEQAHRNAHTRRLPPARAISTIHKAKGLEAPNVLIMPCDGTTFRERDRRLLYVAVSRASRSLTLVVSRSNPSPIIEI, from the coding sequence GTGGCTGACGTGGCGGTGGCCGCAGCCCTTCGTTCAGGGGCAAGGCTGGTGGTGATTGAAGCGCCCGGCGGCTGCGGGAAGACCTTTCAGGGGGCGGCTTTCGCCGCCGACATCTGCCCGACGCTCGGTCCAGGGCGGCTCTTGATCCTGACCCACACGCACGCCGCCTGCGACGTCTTCGACGATCGAACCCGCGGCCTAACCGGATTGGAAATCCGAACTATCGACAGCCTGATTGGCCAGATCGCCGAAGCCTACCCCGAGCCGGGGAGCATACTGGGCGCTCCGCCAGACTATGACCGCAATAGCCGGTGGGCGGCGGGCCTTCTGAAACGGCGTCCCTTCATCGCCGACATGCTGGCCCGCCGCTATCCAATGGTGATCTGCGACGAACACCAGGATGCCAGCCCTGAACAGCATGCGTTGATCGAGGCACTGCACGGCGCAGGGGCGAGGGTTCGCGCATTCTTCGATCCCATGCAGCGCATCTATGGTGCAGGGGCAAACGCAGTGCAGAGCCAAGCTGACGATGATCGGCTAGCCGCCTTTCAGTCCGCAGCCGACATATCGGAATCGCTCGATGTGCCGCATCGGTGGCGCGGCGGCGGGGAAGACCTAGGAGACTGGATTCTCGAGAATCGAAGCCGTCTGGCTGGCGGCGGCAAGCTCCGTCTGACCGGGGCGCTCCCGCGCGGCCTGAACGTCGTCTTCGCCGAGAATTCCGCGCAACGGAACCTTGGCTTTGGACTCGACACTCGCGACCGTCGCCTTCTTGATCCCGATCTCGACGGCATCCAATCCTTGCTGATACTATCTCACTATAACGAGACGGTGCGGGCTATCCGTGCCTATCTCGGTCGCTCAATGCCGATCTGGGAGGGCCATACGCGTTCGGCCTTGCCGCCGCTGGCGGAACGATTGGCGGGATGCGCCGATGATGCCGCAGCGGCGGCCGACGCTGCGGTCGCTTTCGTGCAGGAGGTCTGCACCGGCTTTTCCGACAGTCAGTTCGCGACACGCTTTCGCGCCGAGGTGGCTGGCGGTTGCGCCACGCCCGCACGAGGCAAGCCAGCGCAGATTCAGGCCTTGGCGCGCCTGATCGTCGACCAGCCCAATCATACAGGCGTCGGCGCCTTCCTCCGCGGCCTATATGGCGCGATCAAAGATCAAGCCGGGTTCGCCGGAATTCACATCGATTGTCCTCGGGAGTTCTGGGAGGCGGTTCGCCTCGGCGCTGCGCCGGATCCCCAAACCGGCCTTGTGGAACAGGCGCATCGCAACGCGCATACGCGCCGACTGCCGCCAGCACGCGCGATCAGCACAATCCACAAGGCAAAGGGCTTGGAAGCGCCAAACGTCTTGATCATGCCGTGCGACGGCACAACGTTCCGCGAAAGGGACCGTCGCCTGCTTTACGTCGCGGTCAGCCGCGCGAGCCGCAGCCTCACGCTGGTGGTGTCGCGCTCGAATCCGAGTCCGATCATAGAGATTTAA
- a CDS encoding AAA family ATPase, which translates to MDVKVQTAANTSDGAGGATILRLKIDRFRAFQTFDWFPKKGLNVVLGGGDAGKTTILEAIALLLNPSNSALVSDHDYWQRQRRDGFFIGAVISLPPDSSIATQSRPAFPWEWDGRKACAPQESEEGEPMRPVGPPVYKVSVSGSDELDLTYAIHNPNDTTDIFSPTLRREIGLVRLGGDDRNDRDLRLVQGSALDRLLSDKALRSRLTSTFSDVDVKAELQSEGQEAIKQLNATFGERALPHDLGLGLSAGQGQSISALIGLTAAIEDSRLPLSSWGSGTRRLASLAVAQACRSGCPITLVDEAERGLEPYRQRKLVTELAEGPSQVVMTTHGAPALAAAKPATIWYLSQGHVIAELSSPRVLQLQQRDPEAFLSRLTLVGEGPTEVGFIQEVLGREIPTDLLDLGIRLCDGQGNTFTLDLLEEFNKAKLALAAFVDCEGDNTKRWADLKTAMGDLLFQWPTGCTEANVIAHIGDDKLEALLVDPEETHTQPRLASLVERLKILEPTAQFTKHDFATIKAVAGDRLRTLIIAAASGDPGGAPENEAKTWKKHGKRWFKSLEGGRELADKAYALGAMPEVKPQLQPLISALTALAATTSKATDGG; encoded by the coding sequence ATGGATGTGAAAGTGCAGACGGCTGCGAATACTTCGGATGGCGCTGGCGGCGCGACGATCCTTCGGTTGAAGATCGATCGATTTCGAGCTTTTCAGACGTTTGACTGGTTTCCGAAAAAGGGTTTGAACGTTGTCCTCGGAGGCGGCGACGCTGGCAAGACCACCATTCTCGAAGCGATCGCACTCTTGCTCAATCCGAGCAATTCCGCATTGGTCTCCGACCACGACTATTGGCAGCGGCAGCGCAGGGATGGCTTCTTCATCGGCGCGGTCATCAGTCTGCCGCCTGACAGCAGCATCGCCACGCAATCACGCCCGGCATTTCCATGGGAATGGGACGGCAGGAAGGCCTGCGCGCCGCAGGAGTCTGAGGAAGGCGAGCCCATGCGCCCGGTCGGCCCGCCTGTCTACAAGGTTTCGGTCAGCGGATCTGACGAGCTGGACCTGACCTATGCGATCCACAATCCGAACGACACCACCGACATCTTCTCTCCGACCCTGCGCCGGGAGATCGGGCTGGTCCGGCTGGGAGGCGACGATAGGAATGACCGCGACCTCCGCCTGGTCCAGGGCTCTGCCCTGGACCGGCTTCTCAGTGACAAGGCCCTTCGTTCGCGTTTGACCTCGACGTTCTCCGACGTCGACGTCAAAGCCGAGTTGCAGAGTGAAGGCCAGGAGGCGATCAAGCAGTTGAACGCGACCTTCGGCGAGCGCGCCCTGCCGCATGACCTCGGCCTCGGGCTCAGCGCCGGACAGGGGCAGTCCATCAGCGCGTTGATCGGCCTCACCGCGGCCATTGAGGATAGCCGCCTACCACTATCGAGCTGGGGATCGGGGACTCGGCGGCTGGCGTCCTTGGCCGTGGCCCAGGCCTGCCGGTCGGGCTGCCCGATCACGCTCGTGGATGAGGCCGAACGTGGGCTCGAACCCTACCGTCAGCGCAAACTGGTCACGGAACTCGCCGAGGGACCCTCCCAGGTCGTGATGACGACGCATGGCGCGCCTGCCTTGGCCGCCGCCAAGCCGGCGACGATCTGGTATCTCAGCCAAGGCCACGTCATCGCCGAACTCTCCAGCCCGCGGGTGCTCCAACTCCAGCAGCGGGATCCGGAAGCCTTCCTGTCGCGCCTAACTCTGGTGGGAGAAGGCCCGACCGAAGTAGGTTTCATCCAGGAAGTGCTCGGGCGGGAAATTCCAACCGACCTGCTCGACCTTGGCATTCGGCTTTGCGATGGCCAGGGCAACACCTTCACGCTCGATTTGCTGGAGGAGTTCAATAAGGCCAAACTAGCCTTGGCCGCCTTTGTCGATTGTGAGGGCGACAATACCAAGCGCTGGGCCGATCTAAAGACCGCGATGGGCGACCTTCTATTCCAATGGCCGACAGGCTGCACGGAAGCCAATGTCATTGCTCATATCGGCGACGACAAGTTGGAAGCTCTGCTCGTTGATCCAGAGGAGACTCACACCCAACCTCGCCTAGCCAGCTTAGTGGAACGACTGAAGATCCTCGAACCCACTGCTCAGTTCACCAAGCACGACTTCGCCACAATCAAGGCCGTGGCTGGCGACCGCTTGCGGACGCTTATCATCGCCGCGGCGAGCGGCGACCCAGGCGGCGCCCCAGAGAATGAGGCGAAGACCTGGAAGAAGCACGGCAAGCGCTGGTTCAAGAGCCTCGAAGGGGGTCGCGAGTTGGCCGACAAGGCCTACGCTCTAGGCGCGATGCCCGAGGTGAAGCCCCAACTACAACCCTTGATCAGCGCGCTCACCGCCCTGGCGGCAACGACATCGAAGGCGACCGACGGTGGCTGA
- a CDS encoding YecA family protein, with amino-acid sequence MIQNRADEEKRKEVAASLMKDMEATAARMRELIVCMPPHDLLGYIYAQRMMKAMSEKNATKEEREAQGPDDLINQNQFLFEYIHAVLATDPAPDKVEFSEEKCAELLELSSKLREQAMFYAMASSADQKDGAFGPNTADIEFHAKSSWVLLRGNRYQVLEGEFYRYVLEPHDEALKEIYGVGAMEIAAGFQAMADAARTGQAFAIEEIMNQFQAAHAFAAAKAKPLEEVMEEWVAENKDQSKAAGQAMEDLFRGGVANVSRHTDLPQELLADLAYERGEDKEFFAAGDHSGTPYRTLPVRKKPLIKLGSDYFAVDPCFTRDAGYRALLFNLLQRKPVYKVQFNERQKAMSEAAFADILSTQLPGAKVLQEVYYKDPVSKQWSENDTLILIDDVLYLVEAKAGAAATIASPASDFGRHAQSVQDLVIKAYKQCERFFNYLNTADEVPLFHLIDGKHVECARVRRADYRVMLPIGLTVESFSPLSAFCKELPDIVPLLGKHAFISLSIDDLFVLRRFLPTPGEFTHYMEVRQAVAGLRRAHLFDELDHLGAYLKKNRVDIELTEQLKKDADFVVWDGMSFDVDRSFEGENWETDPRPTQEYPDEMLKLLGALDATRKAGWLRADSYLRNLGSEGRKEFAAMLVELRRSLNQHDGRYFIYGQEAETPFFIWLHRSGGIIDWKKVNDKASSAALMTPTGTVTGLMIETTAGGTYKAASTFPVTRHTNRTEANAHIFDEAERIKQRAKNFVRGQKAAPQKIQPAVGLPKVGRNDPCPCKSGLKYKKCHGR; translated from the coding sequence ATGATACAAAACCGAGCCGACGAAGAGAAGCGTAAGGAAGTCGCAGCATCTTTGATGAAGGATATGGAAGCTACCGCCGCGCGCATGCGTGAGCTTATTGTCTGCATGCCGCCGCACGACCTTCTTGGCTACATCTATGCGCAGCGCATGATGAAGGCGATGTCGGAGAAGAACGCCACGAAGGAGGAGCGTGAGGCCCAGGGGCCGGATGACCTCATCAACCAAAACCAGTTCCTTTTCGAGTATATCCACGCCGTGCTGGCCACAGACCCAGCACCGGACAAGGTGGAATTCAGTGAAGAGAAATGTGCGGAGCTGCTTGAGCTAAGCAGCAAGCTTAGGGAACAGGCGATGTTTTACGCCATGGCGAGCTCCGCCGACCAGAAGGACGGCGCGTTTGGGCCAAATACTGCTGACATAGAATTTCACGCCAAGTCTAGCTGGGTTCTGCTTCGTGGCAACCGCTACCAGGTCCTTGAAGGTGAGTTCTACCGTTACGTCCTTGAACCGCATGACGAGGCCCTGAAAGAGATTTACGGCGTAGGGGCGATGGAGATTGCTGCGGGCTTTCAGGCCATGGCCGACGCCGCACGCACCGGACAAGCTTTTGCCATCGAAGAAATTATGAACCAGTTTCAGGCGGCACATGCTTTTGCTGCAGCAAAAGCAAAACCGCTCGAAGAGGTCATGGAAGAGTGGGTCGCGGAAAACAAGGACCAGTCGAAAGCGGCCGGTCAAGCCATGGAGGACTTGTTCCGTGGTGGCGTAGCCAATGTCAGCCGTCATACCGACCTGCCACAGGAACTTCTAGCCGACTTGGCCTATGAACGCGGCGAGGACAAAGAGTTTTTCGCGGCTGGCGACCACTCCGGCACGCCCTATCGTACGCTCCCCGTGCGCAAAAAACCGCTGATCAAACTGGGATCGGACTATTTCGCCGTCGATCCATGCTTTACTCGCGACGCCGGGTATCGCGCGCTCTTATTCAACCTCTTGCAGCGTAAACCTGTCTACAAGGTGCAGTTCAATGAGCGCCAAAAGGCAATGAGCGAAGCCGCCTTCGCCGACATTCTCAGCACCCAGTTGCCCGGCGCCAAGGTTTTGCAGGAGGTTTACTACAAGGACCCTGTCAGCAAGCAATGGTCGGAGAACGACACGCTCATCCTCATTGATGACGTTCTCTATCTGGTCGAGGCCAAAGCAGGCGCCGCAGCAACGATCGCGTCACCGGCCTCGGACTTCGGGCGTCATGCTCAGTCGGTGCAGGACTTGGTCATCAAGGCTTACAAGCAATGCGAGCGCTTCTTCAATTACCTGAACACCGCCGATGAAGTGCCACTCTTCCATTTGATTGACGGCAAGCACGTGGAGTGCGCGCGCGTGCGCCGCGCTGACTACCGTGTAATGCTACCCATCGGGCTCACGGTTGAATCGTTCTCTCCGCTTTCGGCATTCTGTAAGGAACTGCCCGATATCGTGCCTTTGCTTGGGAAACACGCTTTCATTTCCCTTTCGATCGATGACTTGTTCGTCCTCAGGCGTTTCCTGCCGACACCGGGCGAATTCACGCACTATATGGAAGTGCGACAGGCCGTGGCTGGCCTGCGGCGCGCCCACCTGTTCGACGAGCTGGACCATCTGGGCGCCTATTTGAAGAAAAACCGCGTCGATATCGAACTAACCGAGCAGCTCAAGAAAGACGCCGACTTCGTTGTGTGGGATGGCATGAGCTTTGACGTTGACCGAAGCTTCGAAGGTGAAAACTGGGAGACTGATCCACGTCCGACACAAGAATATCCCGACGAAATGCTCAAGCTCTTGGGGGCTCTCGACGCGACGCGCAAGGCCGGTTGGCTTCGAGCGGACAGTTACCTCAGGAATCTGGGTAGCGAAGGTCGCAAAGAGTTTGCGGCGATGCTTGTTGAGCTTCGCAGATCATTGAACCAACACGACGGCCGCTACTTCATTTACGGTCAGGAAGCGGAAACACCGTTCTTCATATGGCTCCACAGATCCGGTGGCATCATCGACTGGAAGAAGGTGAATGACAAGGCGAGTTCGGCGGCCCTGATGACACCTACCGGGACGGTGACCGGCTTGATGATCGAAACGACAGCCGGTGGCACTTACAAGGCGGCCTCCACCTTCCCGGTCACTCGACACACAAACCGCACGGAGGCCAACGCGCATATTTTTGATGAAGCGGAACGCATAAAACAGCGTGCTAAGAACTTCGTGCGTGGTCAGAAAGCAGCGCCGCAAAAGATTCAGCCTGCAGTCGGGCTCCCTAAAGTGGGCCGAAACGACCCGTGCCCCTGCAAGAGCGGGCTGAAATACAAGAAGTGCCACGGCCGATAA